A region from the Toxotes jaculatrix isolate fToxJac2 chromosome 2, fToxJac2.pri, whole genome shotgun sequence genome encodes:
- the qars1 gene encoding glutamine--tRNA ligase yields the protein MADTLTLFTSIGLSEQKAKETLKNEALSSALKDAVTQAQGIHGASGVDKAMGTLLYSMVSRLKDTKRLAFLSDSIALRKICTELQLTAALDFVKSHPQDPINQKEFEEACGVGVVITPEQIEDTVESVIKKHKEQLLKERYRFNMGLLMGEARSALKWADGKVIKNEVDMQVLHLLGPKTEADLEKKPKPQKVKVAENEVKKEEAAVNGEVTSGEGKSLMEQLRGEALKFHKPGENYKTDGYVITPNTMSLLKKHLEITGGQIRTRFPPEPNGILHIGHAKAINFNFGYAKANNGICFLRYDDTNPEKEEEKYFTAIKEMVEWLGYKPYDVTHASDNFQQLYDLAVDLIRRGHAYVCHQKGEELKGHNPPPSPWRDRPIEESLVLFERMKKGLFAEGEATLRMKMVMEDGKMDPVAYRIKYTAHHRTGDEWCIYPTYDYTHCLCDSIENITHSLCTKEFQARRSSYYWLCNALDVYCPVQWEYGRLNLTYTVVSKRKIIKLVETGVVRDWDDPRLFTLTALRRRGFPPEAINNFCARVGVTVSQTTTEPHLLESCVRDVLNDTAPRAMAVLEPLKVTIINLPENSRSDVRVPDFPASEAKGSHMVPFTRTLFIEQSDFREVMEKGYKRLTPEQPVGLRHAGYVISVQRVIKDAQGKVVELEANCCKSETAEKPKAFIHWVSEPLVCEVRLYERLFLHKHPEDSSEVPNGFLSDINPNSLQVISSALVDTSVKGAKVFDKFQFERVGYFSLDPDSTADKLIFNRTVTLKEDPGKI from the exons ATGGCGGATACGTTGACACTTTTCACTTCCATAGGGCTCAGTGAGCAGAAAGCGAAAGAAACGCTTAAAAATGAAGCGCTGAGTTCAGCCCTGAAGGACGCAGTTACTCAG GCCCAGGGTATCCATGGGGCATCAGGAGTGGACAAAGCCATGGGTACACTACTGTACAGTATGGTATCTCGCCTTAAAGACACAAAACGTCTGGCGTTCCTCTCAGACAGTATAGCTCTGCGCAAAATCTGCACAGAGCTCCAGCTGACAG CTGCGCTGGACTTTGTGAAGAGTCATCCTCAAGACCCTATCAACCAGAAGGAGTTTGAAGAAGCATGTGGAGTGGGCGTGGTCATAACCCCAGAGCAGATTGAAGACACA GTGGAGTCAGTgatcaagaaacacaaggaacagCTGTTAAAGGAGAGGTACCGCTTTAACATGGGGCTCCTAATGG GGGAGGCACGCTCTGCCCTAAAATGGGCTGATGGGAAGGTCATCAAAAATGAGGTGGACATGCAG GTCCTACACCTTTTAGGACCCAAGACAGAGGCTGACCTGGAGAAGAAACCCAAG CCTCAGAAAGTAAAAGTCGCAGAGAACGAGGTGAAGAAAGAGGAAGCGGCAGTGAATG GTGAGGTGACCTCTGGGGAGGGAAAGTCACTAATGGAACAGCTCAGAGGAGAGGCACTCAAGTTCCATAAACCAG GAGAGAACTATAAAACCGACGGCTATGTGATCACACCAAACACAATGTCTTTGCTTAAAAAGCACCTGGAGATCACTGGTGGACAG ATACGGACCCGATTTCCCCCTGAGCCAAATGGCATCCTTCACATTGGACATGCCAAAGCTATTAACTTCAATTTTGGTTATGCAAAG GCAAACAACGGAATTTGTTTCCTGAGGTATGATGACACAAATCctgaaaaggaggaagaaaaatacTTCACTGCCATCAAGGAAATGGTGGAGTGGCTTG GCTACAAACCTTATGATGTCACACACGCTTCGGACAACTTTCAGCAACTCTACGACCTTGCTGTGGATCTTATTCGCAG AGGTCATGCGTACGTGTGCCACCAGAAGGGAGAGGAACTAAAGGGCCACaatcctcctccatcaccatggAGGGACCGTCCCATTGAAGAGTCCCTGGTGTTGtttgagaggatgaagaagggCCTGTTTGCAGAGGGAGAGGCCACACTCAGGATGAAGATGGTCATGGAGGACGGGAAGATGGACCCTGTGGCGTACAGAATCAAATACACGGCACATCACAGAACAGGAGATGAATG GTGCATCTACCCCACTTATGACTACACCCACTGTTTGTGTGACTCTATTGAAAAtatcacacactcactgtgtaCCAAAGAGTTTCAGGCCAG GCGCTCATCATATTACTGGCTGTGTAACGCTCTGGATGTGTACTGTCCTGTTCAGTGGGAGTATGGGCGCTTGAACCTCACCTATACTGTTGTGTCCAAgaggaaaatcatcaaactgGTAGAGACTGGCGTTGTCAG AGACTGGGACGATCCCCGTCTCTTCACTTTGACTGCGCTGAGAAGAAGAGGTTTTCCACCAGAGGCAATAAACAACTTTTGTGCAAGG GTTGGTGTCACAGTTTCCCAGACAACAACAGAGCCCCACCTACTGGAATCGTGCGTGAGGGATGTGCTTAATGACACAGCACCCAGAGCCATGGCTGTGCTGGAACCACTCAAAGTCACCATAATTAACCTTCCTGAGAACTCACGG tcaGATGTACGGGTTCCAGACTTTCCTGCCAGTGAGGCCAAGGGCAGCCACATGGTTCCATTTACTCGCACGCTCTTCATTGAACAGAGCGACTTCAGAGAg GTGATGGAGAAGGGCTACAAGCGTCTGACCCCAGAACAGCCTGTGGGCCTGAGGCATGCTGGGTATGTCATCTCTGTCCAGAGGGTCATTAAG GATGCTCAGGGTAAAGTGGTGGAGCTGGAGGCGAACTGCTGCAAATCTGAGACTGCAGAGAAACCGAAGGCCTTCATCCACTGGGTCAGCGAGCCGCTGGTGTGTGAAGTGCGTCTTTACGAAAGACT ATTCCTGCACAAACATCCAGAGGATTCATCTGAAGTGCCCAATGGGTTCCTGAGCGACATCAACCCC AATTCCCTGCAGGTAATCAGCAGTGCCTTAGTGGATACCTCAGTCAAGGGAGCTAAAGTTTTTGACAAATTCCAATTTGAGAGAGTTGGCTACTTCTCCTTGGACCCCGACAGCACTGCAGACAAG CTCATCTTCAACAGAACAGTCACTCTCAAGGAGGACCCTGGGAAGATCTGA
- the LOC121192925 gene encoding receptor-type tyrosine-protein phosphatase V-like isoform X1: MRVQTFSRAQILQEFRFRCQTLAANDNRGFKQEFEELNEVGRDLPTRAGESEANREKNRYPYILPYDHCRVRLSAQNSHPHTDYINANFVPGGGSERDFICTQGPLYNTMADFWRMVWEQNVRIIVMVTALKHKDTVLCDKYWPLERGTVYHGLIQVTTVTRKQGPDYFITTINLRQRDSPTDRIITHYYYPSWPDRGIPKDSSSLCAFTDHVRQHLEAIPRLGPAVVHCSAGVGRSGTFVALLWLMQLCARGIQPDIRAAVEDLRLHRMWMVQNLEQYIFVHQCLLQWLSGGTGGTSAGSPQTQGASSNINHHIQDRPHSSSGRGDRTGRRRHHHHRQKPPPDPPQNTIQQILHPGNLLRRLLPSSSLFNPGSHTS, translated from the exons ATGAG GGTGCAAACATTCTCAAGAGCGCAGATTCTACAGGAGTTTCGTTTTCGATGCCAGACACTCGCTGCCAATGACAACAGGGGCTTTAAACAGGAGTTTGAG GAGTTGAATGAAGTTGGCAGAGACCTCCCCACCAGAGCAGGGGAATCAGAGGCCAACAGAGAAAAGAATAGATACCCCTACATTTTACCAT ATGACCACTGTCGTGTGAGGCTGTCCGCTCAAAACTCCCACCCACACACTGACTACATCAACGCAAATTTTGTTCCT GGTGGGGGATCAGAGCGAGACTTCATCTGCACCCAGGGTCCTTTGTACAACACCATGGCTGACTTCTGGAGGATGGTGTGGGAGCAAAATGTCAGGATAATCGTCATGGTGACAGCTCTGAAACACAAGGACACA GTGCTGTGTGATAAATACTGGCCTCTGGAACGAGGGACAGTTTATCACGGACTGATCCAAGTTACAACAGTGACCCGCAAACAAGGTCCAGATTATTTTATCACCACCATTAACCTTAGACAG agagacagtCCAACAGACAGGATAATCACACACTACTACTACCCTTCCTGGCCGGACCGGGGCATCCCTAAAGACTCATCCTCTCTGTGTGCCTTCACTGACCATGTGCGGCAGCATTTGGAAGCCATTCCTCGCCTGGGGCCGGCCGTGGTGCACTGCAg TGCAGGCGTTGGGCGGTCAGGGACATTTGTTGCATTGTTGTGGCTGATGCAGCTGTGTGCTAGGGGCATCCAGCCCGATATCCGGGCTGCTGTGGAAGATCTACGGCTACATCGAATGTGGATGGTCCAGAATCTG GAGCAGTACATATTTGTACATCAGTGTCTGCTACAATGGCTCAgtggaggaacaggaggaaccTCAGCAGG CAGCCCACAGACTCAGGGAGCCAGTTCGAATATTAACCACCACATTCAGGATCGACCTCACAGCTCCTCTGGACGTGGGGACCGAACAGGGAGGAGAAGACATCACCATCACAGACAGAAACCTCCACCGGACCCACCACAGAATACAATCCAGCAGATTTTACACCCTGGGAACCTACTGAGGAGGTTACTGCCCTCCTCATCCCTGTTTAATCCAGGGTCACACACTTCCTGA
- the LOC121192919 gene encoding glutamine-rich protein 1-like translates to MNNSLDGTGSYEELVRQKARSIPQHRMKEFLESLANKGPDALQEFSQQSGDTTTTTTTMVYQQEANCIYTDSTEVAGSLLELACPVQVQVQPQQQQIPESTSQQQSVQQNTEQQIVQVQIQGQQQGQMLGQVLQVPSGSHQQLQGVTTAQLIQPGELTEEQHQQLQAQLVAAVAGGQQIQIQTVGALSPTQQQDSAERRVLGTTVATSQGAGVLQPAKKRKVDMPITVSYALPGQQVATVLAIPQGQGQQQSYVSLRPDLLTVDSSHLYSATGTITSPTGETWTIPVYSAPAGSGGREQVTHIAIPQEAYGTVQVAGANTTTMTTMPTQVTVENDKLKNPASQSQTAQAVSSITSSGGMGGQEEVVHTLAANTLFPAQLMNGNIHIPVAVQGYSNATQSLIWDPQQQVLHTQGLSGQDAQQLQGQTVVAEVDGQGQQQVQVQELLLPATLKPEEGLDVWRLWAQRKNAELEKSDKNKLAPIGRRQALRFQEDLVSCAVAELCMGLSLMTTEARGMEGESYEADVLYYVFLCIQKYLFDNGRVDDVFSDQYYTRFAQSLHQILEPWRPSVHPLGYIIPSHVTEEMLWECKQLGAHSPSTLLTTLMFFNTKYFHLKTVDQHLKVAFSKVLRHTRKSPNNPKDKSTSIRYLKSTERFIGQKVTDDMYSEQLEDPENPLRCPIKLYDFYLFKCPQSAKGRNDTFYLTPEPVVAPNSPIWYSTQPIPKEQLEQMLARILVVREIQEAINMSENVH, encoded by the exons ATGAATAACTCCCTGGATGGCACAGGCTCCTATGAGGAGCTGGTGAGGCAAAAGGCTCGGAGCATCCCTCAGCATCGCATGAAGGAGTTCCTGGAGTCCTTGGCCAACAAGGGTCCGGATGCCCTGCAGGAGTTCAGCCAGCAAAGCGGAGACACtacgaccaccaccaccactatgGTCTACCAACAAGAAGCTAACTGCATttacacagacagcacagaggtgGCAGGGTCATTGTTGGAACTGGCTTGCCCG GTCCAGGTACAGGTCCAGCCGCAGCAGCAACAGATACCGGAGTCCACATCTCAGCAACAATCTGTACAGCAGAATACAGAGCAACAGATAGTGCAG GTGCAGATCCAAGGCCAGCAGCAAGGTCAGATGCTGGGTCAGGTCCTACAAGTGCCCTCTGGTTCCCATCAACAGCTACAAGGTGTGACTACTGCACAGCTGATCCAGCCTGGGGAactcacagaggagcagcaccAACAG CTGCAAGCCCAGTTGGTCGCAGCTGTCGCCGGAGGACAACAGATCCAAATCCAGACAGTGGGGGCCCTGTCTCCCAcccagcagcaggacagtgcagAGAGAAGGGTATTGGGAACCACAGTTGCGACATCCCAGGGAGCAGGCGTTCTCCAGCCTGCCAAGAAGCGTAAAGTGGACATGCCTATCACTGTGTCCTATGCCCTGCCTGGTCAGCAGGTAGCCACAGTCCTGGCTATCCCTCAGGGACAGGGCCAGCAGCAAAGTTACGTGTCCCTGCGGCCAGACCTCCTAACAGTGGACAGTTCTCACCTTTACAGTGCTACAGGCACTATCACCAGTCCCACAGGAGAGACCTGGACCATCCCTGTGTATTCTGCTCCTGCTGGGTCTGGAGGCCGTGAGCAGGTGACACACATTGCCATCCCCCAGGAGGCTTATGGAACAGTGCAGGTTGCAGGAGCAAACACTACAACAATGACCACAATGCCAACACAAGTTACTGTTGAAAATGACAAGCTGAAAAACCCTGCCAGCCAAAGTCAGACAGCGCAGGCCGTTTCCAGCATAACAAGCTCTGGAGGAATGGGGGGGCAGGAAGAAGTGGTGCACACACTGGCTGCAAACACGCTGTTCCCTGCCCAGCTGATGAATGGAAACATTCACATCCCAGTGGCAGTACAAGGTTACTCCAACGCTACACAGTCTCTCATTTGGGATCCTCAGCAGCAGGTTCTGCACACACAGGGGCTGTCAGGGCAGGATGCACAGCAGCTACAG GGTCAGACTGTGGTAGCAGAGGTAGATGGCCAAGGCCAACAGCAAGTGCAGGTGCAGGAGCTGCTCCTGCCTGCCACGCTGAAACCTGAAGAGGGTCTTGACGTGTGGCGGCTTTGGGCTCAGCGGAAAAATGCAGAGTTggaaaaatcagacaaaaataaactgGCTCCAATTGGTC gacGTCAGGCACTACGTTTCCAGGAGGACTTGGTGTCATGTGCAGTCGCTGAGCTCTGCATGGGTCTCTCTTTGATGACAACAGAGGCTCGGGGGATGGAAGGGGAGTCTTATGAGGCTGATGTTCTTTACTATGTATTTCTGTGCATACAAAAA TATCTGTTTGATAATGGTCGTGTGGACGACGTTTTCTCAGATCAGTACTACACTCGCTTTGCTCAGAGTCTGCACCAGATCCTGGAGCCATGGAGACCATCTGTTCATCCGCTAG GTTACATTATCCCCAGTCACGTGACAGAGGAGATGCTGTGGGAATGTAAACAGCTGGGGGCTCACTCACCGTCAACATTGCTCACAACTCTAATGTTCTTCAACACAAA GTATTTCCACCTGAAAACAGTGGATCAGCATCTAAAAGTGGCCTTTTCTAAGGTGCTCAGGCACACCAGGAAAAGCcccaacaaccccaaagacaagAGCACCAGCATCCGATACCTAAAGTCAACAGAGAGGTTCATAGGACAGAAAG tgaCAGATGACATGTACTCAGAGCAGCTGGAGGACCCAGAGAACCCACTACGATGCCCCATCAAACTCTACGATTTCTACCTCTTTAAATG TCCACAGAGTGCTAAAGGTCGCAACGACACCTTCTACCTGACTCCGGAGCCCGTGGTGGCTCCCAACAGCCCCATCTGGTACTCGACTCAGCCAATCCCAAaagagcagctggagcagatgCTTGCCCGCATCCTCGTCGTCCGTGAAATCCAGGAAGCCATTAACATGTCAGAGAACGTGCACTAG
- the ogg1 gene encoding N-glycosylase/DNA lyase, translated as MASHAVLTSGAKLWRSLACTKSELRLDLTLACGQSFRWRETAEGHWTGVMGGRLWTLTQTDDTLWYHVYKHQDGQKWGSDRKRRAGISLQGENQGKSEKRFKGALKKEEEELVAVNSVQDTEEEEEMLRDYFQLHVNLDKLYREWGAADPHFKQISDIFTGVRMLRQDPTECLFSFICTSNNHISRIQGMVERLCQALGTPLCQLDQTSYYDFPSLNALADSSVEACLRDLGFGYRARFLQQSAKQILDTHGLQWLEGLRSVPYLQARDALRTLPGVGSKVADCVCLMSLDKAEAVPIDTHVWQIAKRDYKYAAGNGQKSITDKLHRDIGDFFRKLWGPYAGWAQSVLFCADLRKFQKLKEMPHLMQPKKEEEDEEEMRVVCKKTKIKMEENETVTHTRTK; from the exons ATGGCCAGTCATGCGGTGCTGACATCGGGGGCAAAACTCTGGAGATCTCTGGCCTGCACAAAGTCAGAGCTGCGTCTGGATCTCACTCTTGCCTGTGGACAGTCCTTCCG CTGGAGAGAAACCGCAGAGGGCCACTGGACCGGAGTGATGGGGGGACGACTGTGGACTCTGACCCAGACAGATGACACCTTGTGGTACCACGTTTATAAACACCAAGACGGGCAGAAATGGGGAagtgacaggaagaggagagctgGTATTTCTCTCCAGGGGGAAAATCAGGGAAAGTCAGAAAAGAGATTCAAAGGGGCTTtgaagaaggaagaggaagagttAGTGGCTGTGAATTCAGTGCAGGacactgaggaggaagaagagatgcTGAGAGATTACTTCCAGCTGCATGTGAACCTGGACAAACTGTACAGAGAATGGGGAGCAGCAGATCCCCACTTCAAGCAAATTTCAGACATCTTCACAG GTGTGCGAATGCTGCGACAGGATCCTACTGAATGCCTGTTTTCCTTCATTTGCACCTCCAACAACCACATCTCTCGTATCCAGGGCATGGTGGAGAGACTGTGTCAGGCTCTGGGCACCCCACTGTGCCAGCTGGATCAAACCTCTTACTATGACTTTCCGTCCCTGAATGCGCTTGCAG ACAGCAGCGTAGAGGCATGTCTCAGGGATCTCGGTTTTGGATACAGGGCTCGGTTCCTACAGCAGAGTGCGAAGCAGATTCTGGACACCCATGGGCTCCAGTGGCTTGAAGGTCTACGCAGTGTCCCATATCTGCAGGCCCGTGATGCACTGCGTACTCTCCCTGGTGTGGGCTCCAAG GtggcagactgtgtgtgtctgatgtctctGGATAAGGCAGAGGCCGTGCCCATTGACACACATGTGTGGCAGATTGCTAAGCGTGACTACAAATATGCTGCTGGCAATGGACAGAAGAGTATCACAGATAAACTTCACCGAGATATTG GTGATTTTTTCAGAAAACTGTGGGGTCCTTATGCTGGCTGGGCACAGTCG gTGTTGTTCTGTGCTGACCTCAGGAAGTTCCAAAAGCTAAAAGAAATGCCACATCTGATGCAGccgaagaaagaggaagaggatgaagaagaaatgAGGGTAGtgtgcaagaaaacaaaaattaagatggaagaaaatgaaactgtgacGCACACAAGAACCAAGTAA
- the LOC121192925 gene encoding receptor-type tyrosine-protein phosphatase V-like isoform X2, with product MRVQTFSRAQILQEFRFRCQTLAANDNRGFKQEFEELNEVGRDLPTRAGESEANREKNRYPYILPYDHCRVRLSAQNSHPHTDYINANFVPGGGSERDFICTQGPLYNTMADFWRMVWEQNVRIIVMVTALKHKDTVLCDKYWPLERGTVYHGLIQVTTVTRKQGPDYFITTINLRQRDSPTDRIITHYYYPSWPDRGIPKDSSSLCAFTDHVRQHLEAIPRLGPAVVHCSAGVGRSGTFVALLWLMQLCARGIQPDIRAAVEDLRLHRMWMVQNLEQYIFVHQCLLQWLSGGTGGTSAGPQTQGASSNINHHIQDRPHSSSGRGDRTGRRRHHHHRQKPPPDPPQNTIQQILHPGNLLRRLLPSSSLFNPGSHTS from the exons ATGAG GGTGCAAACATTCTCAAGAGCGCAGATTCTACAGGAGTTTCGTTTTCGATGCCAGACACTCGCTGCCAATGACAACAGGGGCTTTAAACAGGAGTTTGAG GAGTTGAATGAAGTTGGCAGAGACCTCCCCACCAGAGCAGGGGAATCAGAGGCCAACAGAGAAAAGAATAGATACCCCTACATTTTACCAT ATGACCACTGTCGTGTGAGGCTGTCCGCTCAAAACTCCCACCCACACACTGACTACATCAACGCAAATTTTGTTCCT GGTGGGGGATCAGAGCGAGACTTCATCTGCACCCAGGGTCCTTTGTACAACACCATGGCTGACTTCTGGAGGATGGTGTGGGAGCAAAATGTCAGGATAATCGTCATGGTGACAGCTCTGAAACACAAGGACACA GTGCTGTGTGATAAATACTGGCCTCTGGAACGAGGGACAGTTTATCACGGACTGATCCAAGTTACAACAGTGACCCGCAAACAAGGTCCAGATTATTTTATCACCACCATTAACCTTAGACAG agagacagtCCAACAGACAGGATAATCACACACTACTACTACCCTTCCTGGCCGGACCGGGGCATCCCTAAAGACTCATCCTCTCTGTGTGCCTTCACTGACCATGTGCGGCAGCATTTGGAAGCCATTCCTCGCCTGGGGCCGGCCGTGGTGCACTGCAg TGCAGGCGTTGGGCGGTCAGGGACATTTGTTGCATTGTTGTGGCTGATGCAGCTGTGTGCTAGGGGCATCCAGCCCGATATCCGGGCTGCTGTGGAAGATCTACGGCTACATCGAATGTGGATGGTCCAGAATCTG GAGCAGTACATATTTGTACATCAGTGTCTGCTACAATGGCTCAgtggaggaacaggaggaaccTCAGCAGG CCCACAGACTCAGGGAGCCAGTTCGAATATTAACCACCACATTCAGGATCGACCTCACAGCTCCTCTGGACGTGGGGACCGAACAGGGAGGAGAAGACATCACCATCACAGACAGAAACCTCCACCGGACCCACCACAGAATACAATCCAGCAGATTTTACACCCTGGGAACCTACTGAGGAGGTTACTGCCCTCCTCATCCCTGTTTAATCCAGGGTCACACACTTCCTGA